The Scophthalmus maximus strain ysfricsl-2021 chromosome 7, ASM2237912v1, whole genome shotgun sequence genome includes a window with the following:
- the LOC118314933 gene encoding 60S ribosomal protein L4-B, protein MACARPLISVYSEKGESSGKNVVMPAVFKAPIRPDVVNFVHTNMRKNSRQPYAVSELAGHQTSAESWGTGRAVARIPRVRGGGTHRSGQGAFGNMCRGGRMFAPTKTWRRWHRRINTTQKRYAICSALAASALPALVMSKGHRIEEIPEVPLVVEDKVEGYKKTKEAVLLLKKLKAWNDIKKVYASQRMRAGKGKMRNRRRIQRKGPCIIYNQDAGVTKAFRNIPGITLQNVNQLNLLRLAPGGHVGRFCIWTESAFRKLDELYGTWRKPASLKVDYNLPMHKMTNTDLSRILKSEEIQKALRAPNKKINRRVLKKNPLKNLKIMLKLNPYAKTARRHAILKHDPAIKAKMLKPKKRPGKKRAPAKPKA, encoded by the exons aTG GCCTGTGCCCGACCCCTGATCTCGGTTTACTCCGAGAAAGGAGAATCTTCAGGCAAAAATGTCGTCATGCCTGCTGTGTTCAAGGCTCCAATTCGCCCCGATGTGGTGAACtttgtgcacacaaacatgcgcaAAAACAGCCGCCAGCCGTACGCAGTTAGTGAACTGGCAG GCCACCAGACCAGTGCAGAGTCCTGGGGTACCGGAAGAGCTGTGGCCCGTATTCCACGTGTGCGAGGTGGTGGTACTCACCGCTCTGGCCAGGGTGCTTTTGGGAAT ATGTGTCGTGGAGGTCGCATGTTTGCCCCCACCAAGACCTGGCGCCGCTGGCACCGCAGGATCAACACAACCCAGAAGCGCTATGCCATCTGCTCGGCCctcgctgcctctgctcttcCTGCACTTGTGATGTCCAAAG GACACCGCATTGAGGAAATCCCAGAGGTCCCACTGGTGGTTGAAGACAAAGTTGAGGGCTACAAGAAGACCAAGGAGGCAGTGCTTCTGCTGAAGAAGCTGAAAGCCTGGAATGACATCAAGAAG GTCTATGCCTCTCAGCGCATGCGTGCTGGCAAAGGTAAGATGAGGAACCGCCGAAGGATCCAACGTAAAGGACCATGCATCATCTACAACCAAGATGCTGGTGTCACCAAAGCCTTCAGAAATATCCCAG GCATCACTCTGCAGAATGTGAACCAACTGAACCTCCTGAGGCTTGCCCCTGGTGGTCACGTTGGACGCTTCTGCATCTGGACTGAGAGCGCTTTCCGCAAGCTGGATGAGCTGTACGGCACCTGGCGTAAACCAGCCTCCCTTAAAGTTGACTACAA CCTGCCAATGCACAAGATGACCAACACAGACCTGAGCAGGATTCTTAAGAGTGAGGAGATCCAGAAAGCACTTCGTGCACCCAA cAAGAAGATCAACCGCAGAGTTCTGAAGAAGAATCCTCTGAAGAACTTGAAGATCATGCTCAAACTCAACCCTTACGCCAAGACAGCAAGACGTCATGCCATCCTCAAGCATGACCCTGCG ATCAAGGCGAAGATGCTGAAACCCAAGAAGAGGCCCGGAAAGAAGAGGGCACCTGCAAAGCCCAAGGCCTAA
- the map2k1 gene encoding dual specificity mitogen-activated protein kinase kinase 1 — translation MQKRRKPEPIQLNPIPDGNTINGTGATETNLEALQKKLEELELDEQQRKRLEAFLTQKQKVGELKDDDFEKICELGAGNGGVVFKVSHRPSGLIMARKLIHLEIKPAIRNQIIRELQVLHECNSPYIVGFYGAFYSDGEISICMEHMDGGSLDQSLKKAGKIPEQILGKVSIAVIKGLSYLREKHKIMHRDVKPSNILVNSRGEIKLCDFGVSGQLIDSMANSFVGTRSYMSPERLQGTHYSVQSDIWSMGLSLVEMAIGRFPIPPPDARELEQIFGLPVDGDSASSESSPKPRPPGRPVSSYGPDSRPPMAIFELLDYIVNEPPPKLPGIFSSEFQDFVNKCLIKNPAERADLKQQMVHPFIKQSEAEQVDFAGWLCSTIGLNQPVTPTHGTTM, via the exons GCAGAAGAAACTAGAGGAGCTCGAGTTAGACGAGCAGCAGCGGAAACGCCTGGAGGCCTTTCTGACACAGAAGCAGAAGGTGGGAGAGCTGAAGGACGATGACTTTGAGAAGATCTGCGAGCTGGGTGCAGGCAACGGGGGAGTTGTCTTCAAGGTCTCCCACCGACCCTCCGGTCTGATTATGGCGAGGAAG CTGATCCATCTGGAGATCAAACCGGCCATCAGGAACCAGATCATCAGGGAGCTGCAGGTGCTCCATGAGTGCAACTCCCCCTACATTGTGGGCTTCTACGGAGCTTTCTACAGTGACGGAGAAATCAGCATCTGCATGGAGCACATG GACGGTGGCTCCCTGGACCAGTCGCTGAAGAAAGCAGGCAAGATCCCAGAGCAGATCCTTGGAAAAGTCAGCATCGCT GTCATTAAAGGGCTCTCCTACCTGAGGGAGAAACACAAGATCATGCACAGAG ACGTCAAGCCTTCCAACATCCTGGTGAATTCCCGCGGTGAGATCAAGCTGTGTGACTTCGGAGTGAGCGGACAGCTCATAGACTCCATGGCCAACTCCTTTGTGGGCACTCGGTCTTACATGTCT ccCGAGCGTCTACAGGGCACTCATTACTCTGTTCAGTCGGACATCTGGAGTATGGGTCTGTCCCTGGTTGAAATGGCCATTGGACGCTTCCCTATCCCGCCACCCGATGCCAGAGAATTGGAACAGATTTTTGGCCTCCCGGTGGATGGGGACTCAGCCTCCAGCGAGTCCTCCCCAAAGCCACGGCCTCCTGGGCGACCAGTCAGCT CATACGGACCGGACAGCAGACCACCAATGGCAATATTTGAGCTACTTGATTATATAGTCAATGAG CCTCCACCAAAGCTACCTGGGATATTTAGCTCTGAATTTCAAGACTTTGTGAACAAATG TTTGATTAAGAatcctgcagagagagcagaCCTGAAACAGCAGATG GTGCATCCTTTCATCAAGCAGTCGGAGGCAGAGCAGGTCGACTTCGCAGGCTGGTTGTGCAGCACCATTGGCCTCAACCAGCCCGTGACACCCACCCATGGTACCACAATGTGA
- the LOC118314935 gene encoding 60S ribosomal protein L4-like → MHKMTNTDLSRILKREIQEALQQAVVYGTWRKPASLKVDYNLPMHKMTNTDLSRILNSEEIQKALCAPNKKSNRRVPKNLTIMMKTSCHPQA, encoded by the exons ATGCACAAGATGACCAACACAGACCTGAGCAGGATTCTTAAGAGAGAGATCCAGGAAGCACTTCAGCAAGCTGTGGTGTACGGCACCTGGCGTAAACCCGCCTCCCTTAAAGTTGACTACAA CCTGCCAATGCACAAGATGACCAACACAGACCTGAGCAGGATTCTTAACAGTGAGGAGATCCAGAAAGCACTTTGTGCACCCAA CAAGAAGAGCAACCGCAGAGTTCCGAAGAACTTGACTATTATGATGAAGACGTCATGCCATCCACAAGCATGA